One genomic window of candidate division KSB1 bacterium includes the following:
- a CDS encoding DUF2304 domain-containing protein produces MNMRIQIIAIAGSLLIAGFIFELIRKRKLLERYSLLWFGSALVMIVLSIWRGLLDKAAALMGVYYAPSALFIVALGCGVVLFVHFTIVISGLTEQNKLLAQEVGLMREELQWIRQRLAQGGEKIKGMDAGEKRV; encoded by the coding sequence ATGAATATGCGCATTCAAATAATCGCCATCGCCGGAAGCCTGCTCATTGCAGGCTTCATCTTCGAGTTGATCAGAAAGCGCAAGTTACTGGAGCGGTATTCTTTGCTCTGGTTTGGCTCAGCGTTGGTCATGATAGTGCTGTCCATATGGCGAGGACTCCTTGACAAGGCGGCTGCTCTGATGGGCGTGTACTATGCCCCTTCGGCCTTGTTCATTGTGGCGCTGGGCTGCGGAGTGGTGTTGTTCGTGCACTTTACCATTGTGATTTCCGGCCTCACTGAGCAGAACAAGCTCTTGGCCCAGGAAGTGGGTCTGATGCGGGAGGAGCTGCAATGGATTCGGCAGCGGCTGGCTCAGGGTGGCGAAAAGATCAAGGGCATGGATGCGGGCGAGAAGCGTGTATAG
- a CDS encoding glycosyltransferase family 39 protein, translating to MYSVRGTTLWRALQRPCKVALCIGVLALVVRAGFVLTLQERWYFYDTVHYDAAARSLLRGEGFRYERPFFGTTAYNLEPIYPVFLAANYALFGRRFVAVRLVQAVLGALTCVIVFFLARRLFGTKAAAVAGGVCAVYPHLVFISGLLYPEQVFTLLLAGGMWCAVQYGKTRGVPLVVAMAVCLGLAALTKGIVLAFVPVTALWLLFWPWAKLKARLAHATLFVGVLLVVLLPWSLRNYRAFGQLAPVRAHATMVFDERYAQKDEPLVAQWLHGKVSTPRFVVRYLEEFVRFWTPSLGRLQSRNEFTTRWANVVSIVAATPVLFFALAGIWFGRSRLRELLPLLLLVLSFACTYALFLTHVRYRIPVEPYLIVLAAFGFCSVWQRLTLVRLPCTVRRQPWVRAGS from the coding sequence GTGTATAGCGTGAGGGGGACGACACTGTGGCGAGCACTGCAGCGACCGTGCAAAGTGGCCCTATGCATCGGCGTCCTCGCCCTTGTGGTGCGGGCGGGGTTTGTCCTTACCCTCCAGGAACGCTGGTATTTCTACGACACGGTCCACTATGACGCCGCTGCGCGCAGCCTGCTGCGCGGCGAGGGCTTTCGCTACGAGCGCCCCTTCTTTGGCACAACGGCCTACAACCTGGAGCCGATCTATCCCGTCTTTCTGGCCGCAAACTATGCGCTGTTCGGACGACGGTTTGTGGCGGTACGCCTGGTGCAGGCAGTCCTCGGTGCCCTCACGTGCGTGATAGTGTTCTTTCTCGCTAGACGGCTGTTTGGCACAAAGGCGGCCGCAGTGGCAGGCGGCGTGTGCGCAGTCTATCCGCACTTGGTGTTCATCAGCGGATTGTTGTACCCGGAGCAAGTTTTTACCCTGTTGCTTGCAGGGGGCATGTGGTGTGCGGTGCAATATGGAAAGACTCGAGGTGTGCCGTTGGTGGTCGCAATGGCTGTATGCCTTGGCTTAGCTGCATTGACCAAGGGGATAGTGCTGGCCTTTGTGCCGGTAACGGCTTTGTGGCTTCTCTTCTGGCCATGGGCGAAGCTCAAGGCGCGGCTGGCGCACGCCACGTTGTTTGTGGGCGTGCTGCTCGTGGTCCTGCTCCCCTGGAGTCTGCGAAACTACCGCGCATTCGGGCAACTAGCTCCGGTGCGGGCTCATGCCACCATGGTCTTCGATGAGCGGTATGCCCAGAAGGATGAGCCGCTTGTTGCGCAGTGGTTGCACGGCAAGGTGAGTACACCCCGCTTTGTCGTGCGCTACCTTGAGGAGTTCGTCCGCTTTTGGACACCTTCGCTGGGGCGGTTGCAGAGCCGCAACGAATTCACAACCCGATGGGCAAATGTGGTGAGCATTGTGGCCGCCACACCGGTGCTCTTTTTTGCCCTTGCTGGCATATGGTTCGGGCGCAGCCGGCTCCGAGAACTGCTCCCGCTCCTTCTTCTGGTACTGAGCTTTGCGTGTACCTACGCTCTTTTTCTTACCCATGTGCGCTATCGCATCCCGGTGGAGCCATACCTCATCGTATTGGCGGCGTTCGGCTTCTGCAGCGTGTGGCAGCGGCTCACACTGGTCCGGCTGCCGTGCACCGTACGACGGCAACCATGGGTGAGGGCAGGGAGCTGA
- a CDS encoding glycosyltransferase: MGIRGIPANYGGFETFAEEMAPRLVKMGHEVTVFGRTNNVDYPHPFYKGVRLRILPTISHKYLDTVFHTLVCVLASFFTSYDVVLICNSVNSVFSFIPRLTGKKVVVNVDGLEWKRKKWNWLGKAMYRVSEVLATVLPTAIVTDARSIQRYYLQRFGKVSTFIPYGVPEERVLTREALDKFGLEPRRYVLYVSRLEPENNAHLVVEAFERVRTTLKLVIVGDAPYSQDYIRRLRATRDPRIVFTGYVFGQGYRELQSHAYLYVQATEVGGTHPALLEGMGYGNCVVALDVPEHREVLGEAGIFFAPRPSEDLVGKLQYLVDHPKVVEQYRQKVRQRARACYSWDAVTRRYERLFMALVNGNAAARQRLVAESVPEA, from the coding sequence ATGGGCATACGCGGGATACCGGCCAACTACGGCGGGTTCGAGACCTTCGCCGAGGAGATGGCCCCGCGTCTTGTCAAGATGGGCCACGAAGTTACCGTTTTCGGGCGCACGAACAATGTGGACTATCCGCATCCTTTCTACAAAGGTGTGCGGCTGCGGATACTGCCGACGATCAGCCACAAATACCTGGACACGGTCTTCCACACGCTGGTCTGCGTGCTGGCGAGCTTTTTCACTTCCTATGACGTGGTGCTCATCTGCAACAGTGTGAACAGCGTGTTTTCGTTTATCCCGCGACTGACCGGGAAGAAGGTGGTGGTGAATGTGGACGGATTGGAATGGAAGCGCAAGAAGTGGAACTGGCTGGGAAAGGCGATGTACCGTGTGTCAGAGGTGCTGGCGACGGTGCTCCCCACCGCGATTGTGACAGACGCCCGCAGCATCCAGCGATACTACCTGCAGCGCTTTGGCAAAGTGTCCACCTTCATCCCCTACGGCGTGCCGGAAGAACGAGTGCTGACCAGGGAGGCCCTTGACAAGTTCGGCCTGGAACCTCGCCGTTACGTCTTGTACGTGAGCAGGCTGGAGCCGGAGAACAATGCCCACCTCGTGGTGGAGGCCTTTGAACGCGTGCGCACCACTCTGAAACTGGTGATTGTGGGCGATGCGCCTTACAGCCAGGACTACATCCGCAGGCTGCGTGCGACGCGCGACCCCCGCATCGTTTTCACCGGCTACGTCTTCGGCCAGGGATATCGGGAGCTGCAGTCGCATGCCTACCTCTACGTGCAGGCCACAGAGGTGGGTGGGACGCACCCTGCCCTGCTGGAAGGGATGGGGTACGGGAACTGCGTGGTGGCCTTGGATGTGCCGGAACATCGTGAGGTGCTAGGCGAGGCTGGCATCTTCTTCGCCCCTCGGCCGTCTGAAGACCTGGTGGGAAAGCTTCAATACCTTGTCGACCACCCAAAGGTGGTGGAGCAGTACCGTCAGAAGGTGCGCCAGCGGGCGCGCGCCTGCTACAGCTGGGATGCCGTGACCAGGCGCTATGAGCGGCTCTTCATGGCGCTGGTCAACGGCAATGCCGCAGCTCGCCAACGCTTGGTAGCCGAGTCGGTACCGGAGGCATAA
- a CDS encoding O-antigen ligase family protein → MNQISALYFLLAFCGTVTQGLWVAPLNTEAILIMDIPLFLLFVLGRNRRPLSPAIRRILPIMVLFLLWPVAGIPGAVDKQAAIASIITNVRALLICVAVMLFVNTRQDMRALLAGLSAGLLFQGLVAILQFRFGYVGLSFLGEQGRSWRASGTLGHPNVLAMYTMMLTPLAYRMGVFGQEKYRWLFLTAFLVGVAALFASQGRACWLGFALSMVTFFFVDLKKRRVVSRRTIGIWVLLAIVGVFGAFKYRTILTGRFTGAEEELVGQKTSSRLYLAKDALRIIKGHPIFGVGQENYKLHAGEEILGDKFVHCSYLLVAAEAGVPGLILLLAILGTMLVFTARLAQAKDPFVSNVGTGVLTALVALTVALLPSPDYRIVWVKNHVWLLFGLGLALGKIAYHDERRMERLRALGLLGGGSRGGGAASRAIPPQQPGLHGGIDGLQW, encoded by the coding sequence ATGAACCAGATAAGCGCGCTGTACTTCTTGCTCGCATTTTGCGGCACGGTCACGCAGGGATTATGGGTGGCCCCGCTCAACACCGAGGCCATCCTCATCATGGATATCCCACTTTTCTTGCTCTTTGTTCTGGGACGCAATAGGCGTCCGCTCAGCCCGGCCATCAGGCGTATTCTGCCGATTATGGTCCTCTTTCTGCTGTGGCCGGTGGCAGGAATACCTGGGGCAGTGGACAAGCAGGCAGCCATCGCCAGCATCATCACCAATGTGCGCGCGCTCCTCATCTGTGTTGCCGTGATGCTCTTTGTCAACACGCGCCAGGACATGCGTGCGCTTCTGGCTGGGCTCAGCGCAGGGCTGCTGTTTCAGGGACTGGTGGCCATCCTTCAGTTCAGGTTCGGCTATGTGGGGCTCAGCTTCCTCGGGGAACAGGGCAGGTCATGGCGAGCCTCTGGCACATTGGGGCACCCCAACGTACTGGCCATGTACACCATGATGCTGACACCTTTGGCCTATCGGATGGGGGTCTTCGGACAGGAAAAGTACCGCTGGCTTTTCCTGACTGCGTTTCTTGTGGGAGTTGCCGCGCTCTTCGCCTCGCAGGGTCGTGCCTGCTGGCTTGGTTTCGCACTGTCAATGGTGACGTTCTTTTTCGTGGATCTGAAGAAGAGGCGCGTTGTCTCGCGGCGGACAATTGGCATATGGGTGCTCTTGGCGATTGTGGGTGTGTTCGGGGCCTTTAAGTATCGCACCATTCTCACTGGGCGTTTCACGGGAGCAGAAGAGGAACTGGTGGGGCAAAAGACCTCGAGCAGGCTTTACCTGGCCAAGGACGCGCTGCGCATCATCAAAGGTCACCCCATTTTCGGGGTGGGCCAGGAGAACTACAAGCTCCATGCAGGGGAGGAAATTCTCGGGGACAAGTTCGTGCATTGTTCGTACTTGCTGGTGGCTGCGGAGGCAGGGGTGCCGGGTCTGATATTGCTTTTGGCAATACTGGGCACGATGCTAGTTTTTACCGCTCGTCTGGCGCAGGCGAAAGATCCTTTTGTGTCCAATGTGGGCACCGGGGTCCTCACGGCTTTGGTAGCGTTGACAGTAGCGCTCTTGCCCTCGCCAGACTACCGAATTGTGTGGGTGAAGAATCACGTGTGGCTGTTGTTTGGCCTGGGACTTGCGCTGGGCAAGATTGCTTACCACGACGAGCGACGGATGGAGCGACTACGCGCTCTGGGCCTGCTTGGTGGAGGCAGCCGAGGCGGGGGTGCGGCTTCGCGAGCAATACCCCCACAGCAACCCGGGCTTCACGGTGGAATTGATGGCTTGCAATGGTGA
- a CDS encoding glycosyltransferase family 39 protein, which translates to MMARGLKHLTTAKGALLVILGLALGLRLMGIQFGKPFRYHPDEIKLVVQAGYLLQPGGRSVETLFMLGSYPPLYTYVLAGLYGVYGLFGLALRVFPTVEALKDYYYVDTFTFHVMGRLLTAILGTSTVLLVYFVGLKGFNRRVGLLAALFCAVVFLHVRNSHYLTVDVPATFMATAAFLCAVAVSQRGAWPEVLCGGLLTGLAAATKYNAGMVAVPFLLAFFVRAVEQGKNPLSVFRRPQLYAGLAAVAVGFVLGCPLVVLDPARFFRGLFAYGDLQSQGKVGVGGGFFAYFTARMSPGYGVFSHNSVPAAVGVLTTVLGSLGLIRMLLSRRGTSWLVVSFVLPYYAVIGAVSYKTIRQFLPLVPFFVLAAGVVLDEVVGMIRGRRWVGRLVLAAGVLGVVVPELYKDVRWVLAMRGPDPRTLAKAWIETHVSEGTVIATEKYGPPLLDKDDQHASLRLRSGLYRRVYQVVDSQAQLSFGYRGEPDSLEPIQHYLARRQAEYFVSDSFTRGSFFMELSARKFPRLVAHRRAFYAWLDSEAQEVARFTPHTNWADLFPTIVVYRLPTGADTAEAVRGGTGKTPAAP; encoded by the coding sequence ATGATGGCGCGAGGGTTGAAACACTTAACTACCGCGAAGGGCGCCTTGCTTGTTATCCTCGGGCTTGCCCTGGGCCTACGCTTGATGGGTATTCAGTTCGGCAAGCCATTCCGTTATCACCCAGATGAGATCAAGCTGGTGGTGCAGGCCGGCTACCTCCTGCAGCCGGGTGGGCGGAGTGTGGAGACCTTGTTCATGTTGGGGTCCTATCCTCCCTTGTACACGTATGTGCTTGCAGGGTTGTATGGGGTGTATGGCCTTTTCGGGTTAGCGCTGCGCGTTTTTCCAACGGTGGAGGCGCTGAAAGACTACTACTACGTGGATACCTTTACCTTCCACGTCATGGGACGACTGCTCACCGCCATCTTGGGCACCAGCACGGTGCTGCTGGTCTACTTTGTGGGACTGAAGGGGTTTAATCGACGTGTGGGCCTGCTGGCTGCCCTGTTTTGTGCCGTGGTCTTTCTCCACGTGCGCAACTCGCACTACCTGACCGTCGACGTGCCCGCGACGTTCATGGCTACCGCCGCCTTCTTGTGCGCAGTGGCGGTGAGCCAACGTGGTGCGTGGCCCGAGGTGCTTTGCGGGGGTCTCCTTACAGGCCTTGCAGCCGCCACGAAGTACAACGCCGGGATGGTGGCGGTGCCCTTTTTGCTGGCGTTCTTTGTGCGGGCGGTGGAGCAAGGGAAGAACCCTCTTTCTGTGTTCCGCCGGCCCCAGCTGTATGCGGGTCTGGCTGCGGTGGCGGTGGGGTTTGTGCTGGGGTGCCCGCTTGTAGTGCTGGACCCCGCAAGGTTTTTTCGTGGCCTCTTTGCCTATGGCGATCTGCAGAGCCAAGGCAAAGTTGGGGTAGGTGGCGGGTTTTTCGCCTACTTCACCGCGCGGATGTCACCAGGGTACGGGGTCTTCAGTCATAACTCCGTGCCCGCAGCGGTGGGTGTGCTCACCACAGTGCTGGGCTCCCTCGGGCTGATTCGCATGCTGCTGAGCCGCAGGGGCACCTCATGGCTGGTGGTCTCATTTGTCCTGCCGTACTATGCCGTGATAGGCGCGGTGAGTTATAAGACAATTCGCCAGTTTCTGCCGCTGGTGCCGTTTTTCGTGCTGGCGGCGGGCGTGGTACTCGATGAGGTGGTAGGCATGATCAGGGGCAGGCGATGGGTTGGTCGTCTTGTACTGGCCGCTGGAGTGTTGGGGGTAGTTGTGCCCGAGCTTTACAAAGATGTGCGCTGGGTCTTGGCGATGCGCGGCCCGGATCCGCGCACGCTGGCCAAAGCCTGGATAGAGACTCACGTCTCTGAGGGCACGGTGATTGCCACCGAAAAGTACGGCCCGCCGCTCCTGGACAAGGATGACCAGCATGCTTCCCTGCGGCTGCGCTCAGGCCTTTACCGTCGGGTCTATCAGGTTGTGGACAGCCAGGCACAGCTTTCCTTCGGCTATCGAGGCGAACCGGACAGTCTTGAACCAATCCAGCACTATCTCGCTCGACGCCAGGCGGAATACTTTGTAAGCGACTCCTTTACGCGGGGAAGCTTCTTTATGGAGTTGTCGGCGCGGAAGTTCCCCCGCCTGGTTGCACACCGCCGGGCTTTCTACGCCTGGTTGGACTCTGAGGCGCAAGAGGTGGCACGATTTACCCCGCATACCAATTGGGCCGACCTCTTTCCGACCATCGTGGTCTATCGGTTGCCGACGGGCGCGGACACTGCGGAGGCAGTCCGGGGCGGGACGGGGAAAACCCCAGCAGCGCCATAG
- a CDS encoding glycosyltransferase family 2 protein, giving the protein MDVRAEQPRILAIVPALNEERNVGRVVAQLRAHPRRIDVLVVDDGSTDATAEVARSQGARVISLPFNLGIGGAVQTGFKYAAQHGYDVAIQVDGDGQHDVNEIDKLLGPLLAGEADVVIGSRYVGHATYQAPVMRRIGMLIFALVNSLIIRQRVADNTSGFRAFNRRAIAFLARDYPADYPEPEAVVLLGRSGFRLTEVPVNMNQRLHGRSSIGSFQAVYFMIKVLLAVLVDVFRYSPKRGEVR; this is encoded by the coding sequence GTGGATGTGCGCGCGGAACAGCCGCGTATCTTGGCGATCGTGCCCGCGTTGAATGAAGAACGCAATGTAGGGCGCGTGGTCGCGCAATTGCGCGCCCACCCCAGGCGGATCGACGTGCTGGTCGTCGACGATGGTTCTACAGACGCGACCGCCGAGGTCGCGCGGAGCCAAGGCGCGCGAGTCATCAGTCTGCCGTTCAACCTGGGCATTGGTGGTGCAGTGCAGACCGGTTTCAAGTACGCGGCGCAACACGGTTATGACGTGGCCATCCAGGTGGACGGCGATGGGCAACACGACGTTAACGAAATCGATAAGCTTCTGGGGCCGCTCCTCGCAGGTGAGGCAGATGTGGTCATCGGCTCGCGTTACGTGGGGCACGCCACCTATCAGGCGCCGGTCATGAGGCGCATCGGCATGCTCATCTTTGCCCTGGTCAATTCGCTTATTATTCGCCAGAGGGTGGCGGACAACACTTCCGGTTTCAGAGCCTTCAATCGGCGCGCGATTGCCTTCTTGGCCCGCGATTACCCCGCAGACTACCCGGAGCCGGAGGCGGTCGTGCTGCTCGGACGATCTGGATTTCGCCTCACCGAGGTGCCGGTCAACATGAACCAGCGGTTGCACGGGCGCTCGTCCATCGGCTCGTTCCAAGCCGTCTACTTCATGATCAAGGTGCTGCTGGCGGTGCTGGTGGATGTGTTTCGCTATTCACCGAAGAGGGGAGAAGTGCGATGA
- a CDS encoding carbamoyltransferase, which produces MRILGIFDDHNCGTAIIEDGRIVCAIEEERLSRIKLHNGNSKDGPVRLSLRECLRLTNSHRGNIDRIAAAIAPPRDLMVYVLKDLMRQKNPRWWLASLVSKSVRWDRYFLFYPYFYNARRIRKLKGLLREVGLEGVPIDFMDHHTAHAASAYYASGRPRALIVTLDGQGDGLCGKVYLGDRGRLRLLKEVPSYHSIGLFYNFITWLLGFKPMRHEGKITGLAAHGDYEQTRHLFEQLFALNDNEFRYLLAERLYQHAYPHRSNYVKFKKAVPQELLGFPPEQIAAGVQGISERLVGQFVDAVLQQTGPIDVCLAGGVFANVRINQKVAELPNAQSVFIFPAMGDGGLCAGAALYSYYKSLGFPELDSVPQLQDVYLGPEFSEEEILAEIKRAGLKYTFHEDIETVIADLLAKGKVVARFNGRMEYGPRALGNRSILYQATDPTVNDWLNHRLRRTEFMPFAPATLAEEATLCYKNLGRNDFPAKFMTITFDCTSEMKRKCPAVVHVDNTARPQLVDEKTNPSFYRILREYYRRTGLNSIINTSFNMHEEPIVCSPYDAIRAFQLGHLDYLAMARFLVYSDKEVNG; this is translated from the coding sequence ATGAGAATTCTCGGCATCTTTGACGACCACAACTGTGGCACAGCGATTATCGAAGACGGCAGAATCGTGTGCGCCATCGAGGAGGAACGGCTGTCCCGGATCAAGCTGCACAACGGGAACTCCAAAGATGGACCTGTTCGCTTGAGTTTGCGAGAGTGTCTGCGCCTGACCAACTCTCATCGGGGCAACATTGACCGGATTGCAGCGGCAATTGCCCCTCCACGTGATCTGATGGTCTATGTGCTCAAGGACCTCATGCGCCAAAAGAACCCCCGCTGGTGGCTGGCGTCGTTGGTGAGCAAGTCGGTGCGGTGGGATCGGTACTTCTTGTTCTACCCTTACTTCTACAACGCGCGACGCATCAGGAAGCTCAAGGGTCTATTGCGTGAGGTGGGATTGGAGGGCGTACCCATCGATTTTATGGACCACCACACAGCCCATGCAGCCTCTGCGTACTATGCATCGGGCCGCCCAAGAGCCCTCATCGTGACGTTGGATGGGCAGGGAGATGGCCTCTGTGGCAAGGTCTACCTGGGCGACCGTGGCCGGCTGCGCCTGCTGAAGGAGGTGCCCAGCTATCATTCAATCGGGCTTTTCTACAACTTTATCACGTGGCTTCTCGGCTTCAAGCCGATGCGCCACGAGGGCAAGATCACGGGCCTGGCGGCTCACGGCGATTATGAGCAGACCCGGCACCTTTTTGAGCAGCTCTTCGCTTTGAATGACAATGAATTCCGCTACCTGTTGGCCGAGCGTCTTTACCAGCACGCCTATCCCCACCGGAGCAACTATGTCAAGTTCAAGAAGGCAGTGCCGCAGGAGTTGCTCGGCTTCCCTCCTGAGCAGATCGCGGCAGGTGTGCAGGGCATTAGCGAACGCCTAGTCGGCCAGTTCGTGGATGCTGTGCTGCAACAAACTGGTCCCATTGACGTGTGCTTGGCCGGTGGGGTATTTGCCAATGTGCGCATCAACCAGAAGGTCGCGGAATTGCCCAACGCCCAGTCGGTGTTCATCTTCCCGGCGATGGGCGACGGTGGTCTGTGCGCGGGAGCTGCTTTGTACTCCTATTACAAGAGCTTGGGGTTCCCAGAACTCGACAGCGTGCCCCAGCTACAGGATGTCTACCTCGGGCCGGAGTTCAGTGAGGAGGAGATCCTGGCGGAAATCAAGCGTGCAGGGTTGAAGTACACATTTCACGAGGACATCGAAACGGTGATTGCCGATTTACTGGCTAAGGGCAAAGTGGTGGCGCGCTTCAACGGGCGCATGGAATACGGACCGCGTGCATTGGGCAACCGCTCCATTCTCTATCAGGCCACCGACCCGACTGTCAACGACTGGCTCAATCATCGCCTGCGTCGTACCGAGTTTATGCCCTTCGCTCCGGCAACCCTTGCCGAAGAGGCAACCCTCTGCTACAAGAACTTGGGTCGTAACGACTTTCCGGCCAAGTTCATGACCATCACTTTTGACTGCACCAGCGAGATGAAGCGCAAGTGTCCGGCGGTGGTCCACGTGGACAATACTGCGCGGCCGCAGCTGGTGGACGAAAAGACCAACCCCAGCTTCTACCGCATCCTCAGGGAGTACTACCGCCGCACGGGGTTGAACTCCATCATCAACACGAGCTTCAACATGCATGAGGAACCGATTGTGTGTTCCCCCTATGACGCGATTCGCGCGTTCCAGCTTGGGCACCTCGACTACCTGGCCATGGCGAGGTTCCTGGTCTACTCTGACAAGGAAGTCAATGGGTAA
- a CDS encoding glycosyltransferase family 39 protein: MKIRLESQWEAETSPKSANALTSGAAQGGRTWNAVSPTLLLAAVLLLATLLRFGVSSFRWVGPDEGSYLMDARLILQGKVPIIDFAARQPLFLWLLAALFKVFGASLVVARLFLGVCSVLSGLLLYGLGKKVVGAKVALVGVAVAALFPFNVVWSVSVITETPAVLFATLSIWVALCALERNSPWLGLGAGLAAGAAYFTRETAVWVMVVVVLYALVVWRGSSKTKLKVFAGLLGGYLAACGAVWLYYGHYLTVRDLFFSRLNPLDVVLSQVVRGPYSMTPTTSAAIGAVQALDDIETYAHEIFAFGLFGLAGIGGTAIVTMRERRANPRPAGIGLLFLWVGVVAAMYGVRFVLVERVLFARYLLEVLPPLALLFAFSLARVLNGEHDKRLLTLAVGLTLGIYFIQHAAWQKFPGAGFYFVAGTALAALLRLRWERGSWTLGLLGFLMAAVMVLTTSRINARVPFGMQGLARTSLAVLLWLTLIFAIARRQTAEARRGWRNLAATTLVLFSFIYSLGKQAQKVGPSYEGIWTPRTVRTVTKVLQSHSRPGDVVLSGGQIWAFAAGLDCFLNITHTLGLLYVPESTMQRAFSERPPEFIVMDGYTEKRTLPHASLLAGKMTALYEKVAIVQGSQYPVSIFRLRAEGPGAAQEHR, translated from the coding sequence ATGAAGATTCGCCTCGAGTCGCAATGGGAAGCCGAGACGAGCCCGAAGAGCGCCAATGCGCTGACCTCAGGTGCGGCGCAAGGTGGGCGCACGTGGAATGCAGTGTCGCCGACTTTACTTTTGGCGGCCGTGCTGTTGTTAGCCACGCTCCTGCGCTTCGGGGTGTCTTCTTTTCGCTGGGTGGGCCCGGATGAGGGCTCCTACCTTATGGATGCCCGCCTCATCCTTCAAGGCAAGGTCCCTATCATCGATTTTGCGGCTCGCCAACCTCTCTTCCTTTGGCTGCTCGCCGCCCTTTTCAAAGTGTTCGGTGCCTCTCTGGTAGTGGCCAGGCTATTCCTCGGGGTGTGCAGCGTGCTCTCAGGACTGCTCCTTTATGGTCTCGGGAAGAAAGTGGTCGGTGCGAAGGTCGCACTGGTGGGGGTGGCTGTTGCAGCACTTTTTCCTTTCAATGTGGTCTGGTCCGTATCGGTCATCACCGAGACGCCCGCTGTGCTGTTCGCGACCCTCAGCATCTGGGTGGCATTGTGCGCGCTGGAGAGGAACAGTCCGTGGCTCGGACTAGGGGCAGGACTTGCTGCGGGGGCTGCCTATTTCACCCGCGAGACGGCAGTGTGGGTCATGGTAGTCGTCGTGCTCTATGCACTCGTGGTCTGGCGCGGCTCCAGCAAGACAAAACTGAAAGTGTTCGCCGGACTCTTGGGTGGCTATCTCGCGGCTTGCGGGGCGGTATGGCTCTACTACGGCCATTACCTCACCGTGCGCGACCTCTTCTTCTCGCGTTTGAATCCGCTCGACGTAGTTTTGTCGCAGGTGGTCCGAGGGCCCTATTCCATGACGCCGACAACTTCGGCAGCCATCGGTGCGGTCCAGGCTCTCGACGATATCGAGACTTACGCCCATGAGATCTTTGCATTCGGACTTTTTGGGTTGGCGGGAATCGGCGGCACGGCTATCGTGACGATGCGCGAACGCAGAGCAAATCCGCGGCCGGCCGGGATCGGGCTTCTCTTCCTCTGGGTGGGCGTAGTAGCCGCCATGTACGGGGTCCGGTTTGTGCTGGTGGAAAGGGTCTTGTTTGCGCGCTATCTCTTAGAAGTGCTCCCCCCTCTGGCACTCCTTTTCGCGTTTTCTCTGGCTCGTGTTCTGAATGGGGAGCACGACAAGAGGCTCCTCACCTTGGCGGTCGGATTGACACTGGGAATCTACTTCATCCAGCATGCGGCGTGGCAAAAGTTTCCGGGGGCCGGATTTTACTTCGTCGCAGGAACGGCGCTCGCTGCTCTTCTGAGGCTAAGGTGGGAAAGAGGAAGCTGGACCCTGGGGCTGCTCGGCTTCCTGATGGCAGCGGTGATGGTGCTGACAACGTCACGCATCAACGCGCGGGTGCCCTTCGGTATGCAGGGCTTAGCACGCACGAGCCTTGCCGTCCTCCTCTGGTTGACCCTGATTTTTGCCATTGCTCGACGGCAAACCGCTGAAGCGAGGAGGGGCTGGCGCAACCTGGCAGCGACGACGCTCGTGCTCTTCTCTTTCATCTACTCGCTGGGGAAACAGGCACAGAAGGTCGGACCGAGCTACGAAGGAATCTGGACGCCGCGCACGGTGAGGACCGTCACTAAGGTGCTGCAGTCCCACTCCCGCCCTGGGGATGTGGTGTTGTCGGGCGGGCAGATTTGGGCATTTGCAGCCGGATTGGACTGCTTTCTGAACATCACTCACACCCTCGGTCTCCTCTACGTTCCGGAATCCACAATGCAGCGCGCCTTTTCGGAGCGGCCGCCGGAATTCATCGTCATGGACGGCTACACCGAAAAGCGCACTCTTCCGCATGCCTCCCTGCTTGCCGGTAAGATGACAGCGCTGTATGAGAAGGTGGCAATCGTACAGGGCTCGCAGTATCCGGTGAGCATCTTCCGGCTGCGCGCCGAGGGCCCGGGCGCAGCGCAGGAACACAGGTAA